A region of Procambarus clarkii isolate CNS0578487 chromosome 22, FALCON_Pclarkii_2.0, whole genome shotgun sequence DNA encodes the following proteins:
- the LOC138367408 gene encoding uncharacterized protein produces MPATESCVSNTDSFKTEKEIFVPTGESTVVTAEEISLENSDSRNASFIPCSTNGTTETDCCKLTQDDRPTANTSSSQEESSSVNNSSPNTVSRPIVNSATFCIEDHNTCMTDPVPAIIHTSHSKSPSTSSASSSSSDSSSESSSCSLKVTPPPTPSTFSTPACATSAPLDLSIMTNGSSSTLGTPLPPDSIDHEEL; encoded by the coding sequence ATGCCTGCCACAGAAAGTTGTGTGTCAAATACAGACAGTTTCAAGACAGAAAAAGAAATCTTTGTTCCCACAGGAGAATCTACAGTGGTTACTGCAGAAGAAATTTCACTGGAAAATTCTGATTCAAGAAATGCTTCTTTCATTCCTTGTTCTACCAATGGAACTACTGAAACCGATTGTTGCAAGTTAACTCAAGATGATAGGCCAACAGCCAATACATCCTCTTCTCAAGAAGAATCCAGTTCTGTAAACAACTCTAGCCCTAATACAGTTTCAAGACCTATTGTAAACTCTGCCACATTTTGCATCGAGGATCATAATACTTGTATGACTGATCCTGTGCCAGCAATCATTCACACATCACACTCAAAATCCCCTTCTACCTCCTcagcttcctcctcctcttcagacTCTTCCTCTGAATCTTCATCCTGTTCCTTAAaggttacaccaccacccactccctcCACTTTTTCTACACCAGCATGTGCAACATCTGCACCATTAGATTTATCAATAATGACAAATGGAAGCAGTTCTACACTTGGGACCCCTTTACCACCAGATTCAATTGATCACGAAGAGCTGTAA